A genomic segment from Curtobacterium sp. MCSS17_007 encodes:
- the pdxS gene encoding pyridoxal 5'-phosphate synthase lyase subunit PdxS — translation MSDSTSTSGTNGTSITGSDRVKRGLAEMLKGGVIMDVIDAEQARIAEEAGATAVMALERVPADIRAQGGVARMSDPSMIEEIIAAVSIPVMAKARIGHFVEAQVLQELGVDYIDESEVLSPADYVNHIDKWNFTTPFVCGATNLGEALRRITEGAAMIRSKGEAGTGDVSEATKHIRTISKEIAALRYLKEDELYVAAKELQAPFDVVKEVAQTGKLPVVLFTAGGVATPADAAMMMQLGADGVFVGSGIFKSGDPAKRAAAIVKAVTFHDDPKVIAEVSRGLGEAMVGINVADVPAPHRLAERGW, via the coding sequence ATGAGCGACAGCACCAGCACCTCGGGCACCAACGGCACCTCGATCACCGGCTCCGACCGCGTCAAGCGCGGCCTCGCGGAGATGCTCAAGGGTGGCGTCATCATGGACGTCATCGACGCCGAGCAGGCCCGCATCGCGGAAGAGGCCGGCGCGACCGCCGTCATGGCCCTCGAGCGTGTCCCCGCCGACATCCGCGCACAGGGCGGCGTCGCCCGCATGTCCGACCCGTCGATGATCGAGGAGATCATCGCCGCGGTGTCGATCCCGGTCATGGCGAAGGCCCGCATCGGCCACTTCGTCGAGGCGCAGGTCCTCCAGGAGCTCGGTGTCGACTACATCGACGAGTCCGAGGTGCTCTCGCCGGCCGACTACGTCAACCACATCGACAAGTGGAACTTCACCACCCCCTTCGTCTGCGGTGCCACCAACCTGGGCGAGGCGCTCCGTCGCATCACCGAGGGCGCGGCGATGATCCGCTCCAAGGGCGAGGCCGGCACGGGTGACGTGTCCGAGGCCACCAAGCACATCCGCACGATCTCGAAGGAGATCGCGGCCCTCCGGTACCTCAAGGAGGACGAGCTCTACGTCGCCGCGAAGGAGCTACAGGCCCCGTTCGACGTCGTGAAGGAGGTCGCACAGACCGGCAAGCTCCCGGTCGTGCTCTTCACCGCCGGCGGTGTCGCCACCCCGGCCGACGCCGCGATGATGATGCAGCTCGGCGCGGACGGCGTGTTCGTCGGCTCCGGCATCTTCAAGTCGGGCGACCCGGCGAAGCGCGCCGCGGCGATCGTCAAGGCCGTCACCTTCCACGACGACCCGAAGGTCATCGCCGAGGTCTCCCGCGGTCTGGGCGAGGCCATGGTCGGCATCAACGTCGCCGACGTCCCCGCACCGCACCGTCTCGCCGAGCGCGGCTGGTGA
- the pdxT gene encoding pyridoxal 5'-phosphate synthase glutaminase subunit PdxT, with protein sequence MSARPRIGVLALQGDFREHIASLTELGADVVPLRRPEEIEALDGVVIPGGESSVMDKLSRTFGVAEPLSAAIRDGLPAYGTCAGMIMLSSRIAAGIPGQQTLGVLDTTVRRNAFGSQNDSFETDIPMPALGDAPVHAVFIRAPVVEEHGTDVEVLGALADGQVVAVQQGNVLASAFHPEVAGEDRFHRRFLEMVRSV encoded by the coding sequence GTGAGCGCCCGGCCCCGCATCGGGGTCCTCGCGCTGCAGGGTGACTTCCGCGAGCACATCGCCTCGCTGACGGAGCTCGGCGCCGACGTGGTGCCGCTCCGTCGGCCCGAGGAGATCGAGGCGCTCGACGGCGTCGTGATCCCCGGCGGCGAGTCGAGCGTGATGGACAAGCTGTCCCGGACGTTCGGCGTGGCCGAGCCGCTCAGCGCCGCGATCCGCGACGGCCTGCCCGCCTACGGCACCTGCGCGGGCATGATCATGCTGTCGTCCCGGATCGCCGCGGGCATCCCGGGGCAGCAGACCCTCGGCGTGCTCGACACCACCGTGCGCCGGAACGCCTTCGGCAGCCAGAACGACTCGTTCGAGACCGACATCCCGATGCCGGCGCTCGGCGATGCCCCGGTGCACGCGGTGTTCATCCGCGCGCCCGTGGTCGAGGAGCACGGCACGGACGTCGAGGTGCTCGGTGCCCTCGCGGACGGTCAGGTCGTCGCCGTGCAGCAGGGCAACGTGCTGGCGAGCGCGTTCCACCCCGAGGTCGCGGGCGAGGACCGGTTCCACCGCCGGTTCCTCGAGATGGTCCGCTCCGTCTGA
- a CDS encoding YebC/PmpR family DNA-binding transcriptional regulator gives MSGHSKWATTKHKKAVIDQRRAKSFAKLIKNIEVAAKMGGADLSGNPTLVDAVQKAKKTSVPNDNIDRAIKRGAGLTGESIEYTTIMYEGYGPNGVAMLVECLTDNKNRAAAEVRTAMSRNGGTMADPGSVAYNFSRKGVISVTKTDGLDEDTVMTAVLDAGVEDVIDQGGGFEVITEASDLVAARTALQDAGIDYDSADAEFVPGVKVPVDAETARKVFKLIDALEDSDDVQNVYANFDIPADVQAELDEDED, from the coding sequence GTGTCCGGGCATTCCAAGTGGGCAACGACCAAGCACAAGAAGGCGGTCATCGACCAGCGCCGTGCGAAGTCGTTCGCCAAGCTCATCAAGAACATCGAGGTCGCCGCGAAGATGGGTGGCGCTGACCTGTCGGGCAACCCGACCCTGGTCGACGCCGTCCAGAAGGCCAAGAAGACCTCGGTGCCGAACGACAACATCGACCGTGCCATCAAGCGCGGTGCCGGCCTGACCGGTGAGTCGATCGAGTACACGACGATCATGTACGAGGGCTACGGCCCGAACGGCGTCGCGATGCTCGTCGAGTGCCTCACGGACAACAAGAACCGAGCCGCGGCGGAGGTCCGGACGGCGATGTCCCGCAACGGCGGGACCATGGCCGACCCGGGCAGCGTCGCGTACAACTTCTCGCGCAAGGGCGTCATCTCGGTGACGAAGACCGACGGACTCGACGAGGACACCGTCATGACGGCCGTGCTCGACGCCGGTGTCGAGGACGTCATCGACCAGGGCGGCGGGTTCGAGGTCATCACCGAGGCGAGCGACCTCGTCGCGGCGCGCACCGCGCTGCAGGACGCCGGGATCGACTACGACTCCGCCGACGCCGAGTTCGTGCCCGGGGTCAAGGTGCCGGTCGACGCCGAGACGGCGCGCAAGGTCTTCAAGCTGATCGACGCGCTCGAGGACAGCGACGACGTGCAGAACGTCTACGCGAACTTCGACATCCCCGCGGACGTCCAGGCCGAGCTCGACGAGGACGAGGACTAG
- the ruvC gene encoding crossover junction endodeoxyribonuclease RuvC translates to MLRVLGVDPGLTRCGVGVVEVAPNRRARLVHVTVVRTPADMALEQRLLRIADGIAAEIDDHRPDAVAVERVFAQANVRTVMGTAQAAGLALHAAAARGLPVGLHTPSEVKAAVTGYGNADKRQVQTMIARVLGLDEAPKPADAADALALAVCHAWRLGSPDRVGPGPATLTPAQRAWRDAQAGAADTPLARAEAAAARRSGFVGGRP, encoded by the coding sequence GTGCTCCGTGTGCTCGGGGTGGACCCCGGGCTCACCCGGTGCGGCGTCGGCGTCGTCGAGGTCGCACCGAACCGGCGCGCACGGCTCGTCCACGTGACGGTCGTGCGCACGCCGGCGGACATGGCGCTCGAGCAGCGGCTCCTGCGCATCGCCGACGGGATCGCGGCCGAGATCGACGACCACCGCCCCGACGCGGTGGCCGTCGAGCGGGTCTTCGCGCAGGCGAACGTCCGCACCGTGATGGGGACCGCGCAGGCGGCCGGTCTCGCGCTGCACGCCGCGGCCGCGCGGGGCCTGCCCGTCGGACTGCACACCCCGTCCGAGGTGAAGGCGGCCGTGACCGGCTACGGCAACGCGGACAAGCGGCAGGTGCAGACCATGATCGCGCGCGTGCTCGGGCTCGACGAGGCCCCGAAGCCCGCAGACGCGGCGGACGCGCTCGCTCTGGCCGTGTGCCACGCCTGGAGGCTCGGGTCACCCGACCGCGTCGGCCCGGGTCCGGCGACCCTCACCCCGGCGCAGCGCGCATGGCGCGACGCGCAGGCCGGCGCGGCGGACACCCCGCTCGCCCGCGCCGAGGCGGCAGCCGCGCGGCGGTCCGGCTTCGTCGGTGGTCGGCCCTAG
- the ruvA gene encoding Holliday junction branch migration protein RuvA: MIASLRGTCIDVTGSAVVVEVGGVGYAVTVTPAHALTMRQGAEVFLRTAMIVREDEHLLFGFESTDALQVFDLLRSVSGVGPKSALGVLAHMDPAQVANAVASEDDAAFRKVSGIGPKTAKLITVALSGKLVAFEQAPASAASGAAAAHPAAVDVVSALVGLGWREDAAQSAVDAVVANDPGAAAMGTQALLRAALGTLRPAGAGR; encoded by the coding sequence ATGATCGCGAGTCTCCGGGGCACCTGCATCGACGTCACCGGATCGGCCGTCGTGGTCGAGGTCGGGGGAGTGGGGTACGCCGTGACGGTCACGCCCGCGCACGCACTGACGATGCGTCAGGGGGCCGAGGTCTTCCTGCGGACGGCGATGATCGTCCGCGAGGACGAGCACCTGCTGTTCGGCTTCGAGTCGACCGACGCGCTGCAGGTCTTCGACCTGCTCCGCAGTGTGTCCGGCGTGGGCCCGAAGTCCGCCCTCGGCGTGCTGGCGCACATGGACCCGGCACAGGTCGCCAACGCCGTGGCGAGCGAGGACGATGCGGCCTTCCGCAAGGTGTCGGGCATCGGCCCGAAGACCGCGAAGCTCATCACCGTCGCCCTGTCCGGCAAGCTCGTCGCGTTCGAGCAGGCGCCGGCGAGTGCTGCGAGCGGTGCCGCCGCCGCCCACCCGGCCGCCGTCGACGTGGTCTCGGCACTCGTCGGGCTGGGCTGGCGGGAGGACGCGGCGCAGTCCGCCGTCGACGCGGTCGTCGCGAACGATCCGGGCGCCGCGGCGATGGGCACGCAGGCGCTCCTCCGTGCCGCGCTCGGCACGCTGCGCCCCGCGGGGGCCGGCCGGTGA
- the ruvB gene encoding Holliday junction branch migration DNA helicase RuvB: MSGITSAGAESQEELAFEGALRPKSLDEFVGQRKVRGQLDLLLKAAALQDRTPDHILMAGPPGLGKTTLAMIVAHESGRPLRMSSGPAIQHAGDLAAVLSSLVPGEVLFIDEIHRMARSAEEMLYLAMEDFRIDVMVGKGAGATSIPLDLAPFTLVGATTRAGLLPNPLRDRFGFTAHLEFYEKDELEQVLIRAAHLLELSIDRSALREIAGRSRGTPRIANRLLRRVRDYALVHRTSDGMAAVQGALDLYDVDELGLDRLDRAVVETMLTRFDGGPVGLNTLAVSVGEESETIESVVEPFLVRVGLVTRTPRGRITTPQAWRHFGLTPGEGAAAQPGLFDD; encoded by the coding sequence GTGAGCGGCATCACGTCCGCCGGCGCCGAGTCACAGGAGGAACTCGCGTTCGAGGGTGCCCTGCGCCCGAAGTCGCTCGACGAGTTCGTCGGACAGCGCAAGGTCCGCGGTCAGCTCGACCTCCTGCTCAAGGCAGCGGCCCTGCAGGACCGCACGCCCGACCACATCCTCATGGCCGGCCCGCCTGGACTCGGCAAGACGACCCTCGCGATGATCGTCGCCCACGAGTCGGGTCGTCCCCTGCGCATGTCGAGCGGCCCGGCGATCCAGCACGCGGGTGACCTCGCCGCGGTGCTGTCGTCACTCGTCCCGGGCGAGGTGCTCTTCATCGACGAGATCCACCGCATGGCACGGTCGGCGGAGGAGATGCTCTACCTCGCGATGGAGGACTTCCGCATCGACGTCATGGTCGGCAAGGGGGCCGGCGCGACGAGCATCCCGCTCGACCTCGCGCCGTTCACCCTGGTCGGCGCGACCACCCGCGCCGGCCTCCTGCCGAACCCGTTGCGCGACCGCTTCGGGTTCACGGCCCACCTCGAGTTCTACGAGAAGGACGAACTCGAACAGGTCCTCATCCGCGCGGCGCACCTGCTCGAGCTCTCGATCGACCGCTCGGCGCTGCGCGAGATCGCCGGTCGCTCCCGGGGCACCCCACGCATCGCGAACCGCCTGCTCCGTCGTGTGCGGGACTACGCGCTCGTGCACCGCACCTCCGACGGCATGGCGGCCGTGCAGGGCGCGCTCGACCTGTACGACGTCGACGAGCTCGGCCTCGACCGTCTCGACCGTGCCGTGGTCGAGACGATGCTCACCCGGTTCGACGGCGGTCCCGTCGGTCTGAACACCCTCGCGGTGTCGGTGGGTGAGGAGTCCGAGACCATCGAGTCCGTGGTCGAACCGTTCCTCGTGCGCGTGGGGCTCGTGACCCGGACACCCCGCGGCCGCATCACGACACCGCAGGCCTGGCGACACTTCGGCCTCACACCTGGCGAAGGAGCCGCTGCCCAGCCCGGCCTGTTCGACGACTGA